Genomic segment of Capra hircus breed San Clemente chromosome 13, ASM170441v1, whole genome shotgun sequence:
ATAtttccagattttaaaatgttgacactaattcaaatgaaaacagaaaaaacaagccAGTGAAAAGTAAACAAAACCTGTTTGGGACCTCACATCCTGGTTTCCATTCCTAGAAAGGTGCACGTTCATAGGCCATTAGCGCTTTACTTTACAAGGAGAAACgtggaagcccaggcagaatgtATTGCTTCTAGAAATACTGAGTTGATGTCCACGCTACGGGCTAGGGGTTCCACAATAAATTAGAAGGTCTAGTTTCTGCCCATTTGGAACTCCCAATAGGCAGATCAAGAGGCAACTTCGGAGCAGTGAATGATCAACAGACTAAGAACTGAGCTGGGAGAGGAGGCCAGTCTGTGGGCAGGGGGAGCACAAATCAAGGCAAGTTTTCTGAAGAGCCCTCTGATACGGAACTTGAAAATAATTGGAAGTTAGCCAGTCGGGGAGCAGAGGGGGTAGAAATGTATGCCAGACAGAGGGCATAATAATACATGCAAAGTCCTGGGGACACGAGGAAGTTCAATTAATTCAAGGATCTAAAAGTAGCTCATTGTGGCTGAAGCtgagggtgggggttgggagaAAGAcgtgtggaaagaaagaaagcggGAGAATTAGGCAGCGGGTGCAAGCAAATGTCTATTGGGACTCAGGGCCAATGAGTACATCAGTCTTGATGtaagagaaaacagaggctgaGGGGGTCTGGGGCGTCCGGGAGTCTGCTGCGACTCAGATGTAGCCACTCAGCGGTGGTCCAGGGTTGCTAGAGTGTCCTGTTTTTTCAGGAGCAGCGTGAAGCTAGATTATTGAGTGCGGTGTGTCGAGTTCTGCATTTAAGCTTTTAACTTTGAATGTATAAAGTTCTTGGCAAGGTTAAACAACATCTGTTTGCATCTGGCCTGTGAGCCACTGGTTCCAGTCTCTGGAGGAATCATAAAGGGCGTGTGGACCGGATTCTGAAAGTGGGGGAGCCACTGGGTGATGGGGGGTGGGCTTTAATCAGGGGCATGGTGTTCCAGGCTCACACAGAAAGGACCTGTTGGCTGGAGAACAGCAgttgagttgactcattggagatgTTGTGGTTCCTGCAGAAGAGCGAGGAGATGGAGGAGGATGATGTGGGAATGGGCGGGGAGATGGAGGAGGACAGCGTGAGGATTAGTGATGGGATGTGGGGGTGATAGGGTGTGATGGCAGACTAGAAGGGACGGCGTGTGCACGgggtcgttggggaggcttaaaGTTGATACATGTCAAGGCAGCAGGTGCTGAGGAAGGACAAGGAAGAGTGATGGAGGAAGATGACCTTGACCCCTGGGGATCACTCAGGGGAGATGCCCAGAGATTCTGGACCTGGCCCAGGAATGTGGGCCCAGTGCAGTGAATAGGACCCCCTGGATCGCCAGGAACTGCAGTTCAGGTGGGAAGACACACTGAGGACAACTGAAGAGCCCAGGACCAGAGGTTGGTCCGAAGTCTCTGCTGAGGGCAGGGCCCTGGGTGGGAGCAGCAGTGTCTGAGGAGccagggtgggagggtggggtagGGGCTTCCAGCTCGCGAGGACTGGCCCAGCAAAGGCCTGTAGATGTGATGGAGCCAGTGTGTTAGTGGATAAATGGAGAAGAATCCAGAAAGACAAACTGCTCCTTGCTCACATTTAATCTAGGGAGGAAATAAAGCTTTTCGGCGGGtaatttctttgaatttctttGGGTACCTTGCTCCAAGGTCCTGCTGGTTCTCCCCTGACAGGTAGGAAGGTTTTTAGTAAATGTTTATGGTCCCCCATCATTTCTTGTTCCCTCTGAACAATACTCTGCTGAGCATATAAACTCTGTTACAGTTTGTGTGCATGTTTTTAAGAGTTTCCATTGGCCTTCATCATGATCAAGATCAAGACTCACCAGTGAAGCCGGAAATGGCAGTAGGGGCTCAAATGCCCAGAGAtgcagaggggtgggtgggggcaggggaggaattCTAAAGTGCCTGCTGCCTTTCTGTTGTAATATGAAGTCCCCAACCGCTTGACACTGGACTGAGCCCCGAGTAGTTGCGGGAGGATGCTGCACAAACCCCTAATGCTGGCCaggtatacagtaggtgctcactgTGCACCAACTGGACCAGGTTTAGGTCTTGAGCAATAAGATCTTGTAAGGCTGTCTGACCTTTGAAACATGGCAGGGAAGGACATGGCTCCCCAGTCCTTCTTTGCCTGGTTAGCATGTCCTGGGTGACCCGTGGGTCGAGGTTCTAAAGCCCAGAGTCAGCTGAACATGGTGGGGTGGGATTTTTCAGGAGCGGAGAACATGGGCTTGGGAACCAAACAGACTCTGGCTCAATCCCAGCTCCTCCAtttctaaaatggggataataatacctaTTATATAACTggtataatatgtattatatattattatataatatatacatatataataatataatatataacaatCTATTATATatgattaatataaaatatgtattatatataatcatGTAATACTAGTGTAATAATAATACTACCCTTCCTGACGTCTTTCTCATCCTGAGAGTACTGGGTGGCAcatgtctgtgtctcctctcACCCCTCAGCATCCTGCTCTGTGCCCTGCAGGGTGTTCCAAGGAGCAGCCATGGCCACCCTGTACCCATCTCTGGAGGACCTGAAGGTGGACCAGGCCATGCaggtaacctgccaggcttttaGCCTGGGTGCCCTGATGGGGCTTTGGGATTACCCCAGGGTAGCTAAGGGAGGCTTGTCTTGGGTCAAGGTTGGAGGCCCTTGGGAGTTCCTTATTGGCCCCAAGGCATGCGGGTCCCCAGTGCAGGGGCTGCTGGCAGAGCAGGTGTTCAGAGGCCAAGGCAGTGGGATCACAGCAGGTGAAGACGAGCAGCTGCAGACAGGCCTGTGTCTGGTGCCTGCTTAGTCTCAGTGCTTCCTCCACTGGGGTTCGTGCAGACCCCATGCTCTAGGGCAAGCTTCCAGGGTAAACCCTGTGGCCGTGGTGTTTGGCCTACTCAGCCCCCAGAAGCCCTTTCCTCCTTCCATCCTACATGAGGTCCTAGGGGGCTTTGAGAACTGGGGGCTTTTTGACTGACAATTACCTTGGTCACCGCAGGTAGTAAATGAGCTGTGGCATTCGGTGGGTTGCAGGCCCTTGGGAGAACCTCCCTCCTGAGGCATGGAGGTGTGGGAAGCCACATTTATTGAAAGGTTGGATACCCGCTCAGGCCACGAGCATACCTATTGCCCTGACCCCCAGCCTCAGGGAGCCCCAAGCTCCAAGGGCTCTGGGGTTCTGACCACAGCTGAGCGGCACTCCCCTTCCATCCCCAGGCCCAGGCCAGAGCCGTACCCAGGATGCCTGCCCTGCCAGTACGGGGGAAAGGGGACTCCCAGCCTCCAGGTGAGTGATGGGGATGGGGTGCTTTGAGCCGAGAGTGACTTCTGCTGGCCATTTCCGAGCACCTGCCTCTCGCCTGCCACAGAGCCACAGGCACTGTGTACAGTTGTCCCCCTACTTTGAGGGGGACACTGAAAAGCTGTGACCTTGTGAGGGCCCCGATGGCCCTGACTTAGGGCCACCAAGGAAGGCTGCGTGAAGAGACCAGGATGTATGCGGTGGCCCTGGGGCTGGTCTGGCTATCTTGACTGGTCCTGTGGTAGCAAACTTGAGCTCAGGCCCAGCTCCTCTCCTTACCGTGCAGTTTCCCAGAGCTGCCTTTGAGTTGGCTGGTGCCAAATAAAGGTAACTGAGCAAAACACCAAAGTGATCCGTGAGGGACTCTGTGTCTGAGGCTGCTCCCGGGGGAAGCAGACCACCCGAGGGGAGGACCCACATTGCCAGCGAGTGTTCCCAGGGCTGCAGAGCCGTCTCAATAATACACTGCATTCCTGGGAGTAAACACCCTCTCGGGCCCTTTTGTTTCTTAACAAAGATGAGTGACCACTTGGGAGCCAGGCAGGTGTGGCCAAGCTCATGGCCAGAATAACATCTTTctcttctcccccttcccttcccttcccatcaGTTTTGTACCCTAACCTGGCAGAATTGGAAAACTATATGGGTCTTTCCCTCTCCAGCCAAGAAGTCCAGCAGAGCCTGCCTCAGACTCCAGAAGGTGCCAGTGTAGGTATTTGTCTCCTTCCTGATGCGGGCCCTCCTTCCTTGGTCTTGCATTTAAACAGATTTGTATCTCCTCTCTCTATAGCATCCCTGAGGTTCTGTTTCTTGATGATATGTTTCCCTTTGAACCTTCATGAGAAGTGCTGTGGGGTTTCATGGTTTCCTGCAGGCCTTGGGGCTAGAGGGCCACTGCCTGCCCTTTGACCTCTGACCTGCTGGCCTGAGCTTGCTGGATGAGAAGGGAGGACGTCAAACCTGGCCTGAGCCTGGGTGCTTCTAATGAGGGGCTGCCTGTGACTTGGGAGCAGCTGCACGGTTAGACAGAGCCTGTGAGGAGGAGCTTGTCAGCCCCCAGTCcccaaatgaaataataatgctTAACCCTTGTTCTCTATGACTTcagggagcaaaaaaaaaaaaaaaaaaaaatcataacataGAAATATTCACTCCTGAAAATGTATTCACTTATAGACTCAGTCCTGAAACTGTCTTCCCATCAGCTTCAACATTCCTGGTTGGTCCATTGTGCTGGTCCAGTGCAAATCGATTGCAAAGTGCAAATACAAATCTTGGTAAGGCTGTGGGATTTCATGAAATTGACAGAAGTGACGATGAGAGCTGCCACACTGACAAATGATTTCACAGGAGAAATCAGCAAGGATGAGGGCATGTAGGATCCTGAGCAAAGTTGGTGACACCCTGGAGTGGTTTTCCGAAATGACGCCCTTGACAGTCATGTAGGCAAGCACACACAGGAAGCAAAGTAGGTCACATTGTCCAGTTTTAATCCACTGATTGATCTCTCTTTGGTCAATACCCCAGACAACctaaatttgatgaaaaaaaagacagataatgCACTTtcgtaattaaaaattttaattatttttagtttttctttttaaataatcggAGATTCAGTCAGGAAGTTGCCAAGACAGAGAAGTCCTCTGTACCCTTCAGCCAGTTTTCCCAATGGTTCCATTTTATGTAACTGTACTGTAATGTCAAAGCCAGGCATTTTCCATTGGTGCAGTGTGTCTAAGGTTCTGCGTCTTTTTGTCACCTGCAGCCGCCAGCACAATCGAGATACAGAACTACATCACCACAAAAGTCTCCCTCGTGCCGCCCCTTTGTGATCATGCCCAGCCTCCCCTTCAGTATCCTCAGCCCCTTGGCAGTCACTAGCATGCTTTTGTCcctataattttatcatttcagaAGGTTATGTAAGTGAAATCACATGGTGTGTGACCTTTTCCGATGGGCTCTTTCCACTCAGCATTGTGCCCTGGAGATCCTTCCAGGCTGTCGCCTGCTGCaacagttcattcttttttattgcaggATTGCGTGGCTATAGCTCAGTTTGTTTAACCTCTTGagggacattttggttgtttccagtttttgtctATTATAAACTAAGATATTACAGATGTTTGTATACAGATTTTTGTAcagacataagttttcatttctctgggatagacGCCCAGGAGTGCAATTCCTAGGTAGTGTAATACATGTATGGCTAATGttttttttataaagaaactgccaaacgaTTTTCAGAGTggctgtattattttattttcctgccaACAATGCATGAGTGTTTTGTTGACACATCTTTGCCAGCATTTGATATTatcactattttaaattttactcatGGTAGGTGTGTGGTGATGCCTTATCATGGATTTTATTTGCACTTTCCTAATggctagtgatgttgaacatcttttcatgtgcttatttgccagcTGTATATTCTTTTTGGTAAAatgtttcttcatatattttgcttattttctaaatggattattttttaaagtcaacttTCAAGACCTTATTCTAAAGTCCTTTGTCatttgatttgtaaatatttttctcccactgTGTAACACCTCCTTTCATtgtattaaaagatttttttggagaacaaaatgttttcaattttgatgAGGTTCaacttattgatttttctctttgtggaTCATGCCTTGGTGTCCTAAGAAACTTGACTGAGCTCTAGGTTCTGAAAAATTTTCCCTTTTACTTCTGAAACTCTTAtagttttttgtttaaatttatgaTTGAACTTGAGTTAATCCTTGCATAAGGCATGAGGTCACGATTCATATTTTGCCTGTGGCTGTTCAGTTGCTCCCatgccatttgttgaaaaggctcTTCTGTCTTCACTAAATCGTTCTCACACCTCTGTTAAGAAGCAGTTGCCCCTACTTGTGTGAGGCTATTTCTGGATATTCTCTCTTCTGCTCCAAAGGTCTGTCTCTCCCCAGTACCacactatcttgatgactgtagctataCAGAAAGTCTGGAAATCTGGTAGAGTGATTtctcctgttttttttcttttttgtcagaCTAGTTTTAGCTATTCTAGTTCCTTTGTGTTTTCATGTAAAGTTTAGATTAACCTTGCCTCTATCTACAAAACATACAGACTGTGATAGGAAATGCATTAAATATGTATATCAATTTGTGGACAGTTGACAGCTTCGTCTAGTTTTTCTGATCCATcaatacaaaatatttctttatttatttagaccTTTGATCaggcttccccaatagctcagttggtaaagaatccgcctgcaatccgcctgcaggagaccccgggttgattcctgggtcaggaagatccgctggagaagggaaaggctacccactccagtatttgtgggcttcccttgtggctcagctgataaggaatctgcctgcaatgcaggagacctgggttcaatccctgggttgggaagatctcctggagaagggaaaggctactcactccagtattctggcctggagaattcatccaTGGGGTGAAAGGAGTTGGACAtagctaagtgactttcactatcaAACTCAcaatacattatattaaaaacaacagtAATGAGTActcaaaatttatctttttaataactATTTTCTACTAATATCTATCCTACTGAGgttatttcagtttttatctaAAGGTAGAAATATCATCTGATGATGTgatgagaattccatggattgtacattccatggggttgcaaagagtcagacatgactgaacgactttcatttcagttcacttcacttctttgatctcttttatcagtgttttgtCATTTCCAGCATACAATTCCTGTATATGTTTTATTAGCTCCACAcctaagtatttcttttttttttttagcgatTGTACGtggtattgtatttttaatttcagtttccacgtattcattgttagtatatatagAAGTACAATTGATTTTTTGGTATGCATTGGTCTTGTGTCCTGTGACCTTGTTGAACTCACTTATGAGTTCTAGGAGTTGATCTGTAGACTCTTTGGAATTTTCTAGTAAAGCATCGTCTCATCTGAAAATAGGGaccattttatgttttcttttccaatctatatgtcttttatttcctgTCCTTGCCTTATTGATCTGGCTAGTTCTTCCATTACTGTATTTAACAGTAATGGTGGGAGTGGACATCTTTGCCTTGTTCCAGATCTTTTGATGGGGGGAATAGTATTCACTCATCTTGATACTTTTGACAAAATTTTTTTCAAGGCAGAAATCAACTTGAGCTCCTTTACCCCCTCATTGTTCACTATTTTCtgtgaatctttttattttaagtggATTTCTGACACCAAGTTGTCTTGGAAAATGAAGGCCCTTTTTCTATAACACGCACCTGTCCTCCAGGCTCTGTTTTCCTGGCTGTTTTTTAGGGGTGTGGACTTTGACGCCCCCTAGCGGCTTCATGGCGCCATGTGTCCTCTTGCTCgcaggaggtgtgtgtgtgtggtctgcgGTGGGCTGGAGCTCAGGGTCCACCCCGTTCTCTTTTCCCAATCCCTGTTCCCACGCTTGGACCCTTGAGGCACGAGGCCCCACGGCGCTGGCTGACCTCTTCTCCCCTGTGGTCTGCAGGCAGCGGTCTCGGGCCCCTCGCCGGGCCAGGTGGTGGCGCCGGTGTCCGGGAACAGCCTGGGCGCACTGCGTGCGGAGATCAAGCCCGGGGTGCGCGAGATCCACCTATGCAAGGACGAGCGTGGCAAGACCGGGCTGCGGCTGCAGGCCATCGACAAGGTGGGGCTGGGGTCgggcgggaggggaggggcccCGCGGAACGCAGAGAGAGATCGCGTGCTGGACTGCGCCTGCCTGCGGCCCGAGCTGCCCGCGGGAGCCAAGGTTGACCTGAGCCCTAGACAGGCTCGTCCTTTCCATCGCCTCCCATAAGGCGCTTGCTCTGGGCTTGCTCTGGGTTGTGCTAGGGACCCTCCACTTGCCCCTCCTGGGACTTCATGCCTCCTTGCTCCCCACTCACAGGGATCTGGCTTCTGGGAGGCTTTCTGAAGACAGTGTAAGGCGAAGGGTGTGGGGGTGTTGGTTCGGATGCCAGCATGAGAGGCCTTGTAGTCTGGTGACTGGGGATGCAACCACTAGTTGGAAttcctgaaagtgttagttgctcagccatgtccaactctttgtgacctcatgtactgtagcctgccaggctcctctgtctgtggaattctctaggcaagaatactggagtgggtagccatgcccttctccagaagatcttcccaacccagggattgaccgagcctcctgcattgcaggcagatgctttatcatctgagataCTGGGAAAACTCCTGAATTCCTGACTCCGTTGCTCCCTAGCTGTGTGGCCCACTTCCTCACTAGGAAAATGGGGTACCCTGTATGTTGCTGTACAGAGCTGCAGTCCCAGGGCCCAGTAGGCTCTGAGAAGATCAGGAGGCAAACAGCAGCCCAGGAGGAGGCACCTGGGCTCAGGTTGGGCTGGGGGAACTGACTGCGGGGCTTGcctccttcaggggctcttcgTGCAGCTGGTCCAGGCCAACACCCCTGCATCCTTGGTGGGGCTGCGCTTTGGGGACCAGATTCTGCAGATTGATGGACGTGACTGTGCTGGGTGGAGCACGGACAAAGCCCACCAGGTGGTGAAGAAGGCATCGGCTGAGAAGATTGTCATAGTCGTTCGGGACAGGTGAGCACCCGGGTCCCAGGAGCCTGTCTGTCTGCCCTTGGTTATGCCCCAGGCCCAGCTCACCATTCCTCCCTGCCAGGCCGTTCCAGCGGACCATCACCATGCACAAGGACAGCACAGGCCACGTCGGCTTCGTCATCAAGAAGGGGAAGATCATCTCTTTGGTCAAAGGGAGTTCCGCGGCCCGCAATGGGCTCCTCACCAACCACTATGTGTGTGAGGTGAATGGGCAAAACGTCATCGGGCTGAAGGTAAGCAAGGCGGAGCATGGCTCCATCCCAGGACCTCAGGGACTGGGTGATTGAGAGGTGGTGGGAAGGTTCGTGTCTGGGTGGGCTGCCGCCCCCACCCAGCTTCAGATCCTCATTCTAAGGCTGCTGCAGGGATTCAATGAGACAAAGGTACAAG
This window contains:
- the SDCBP2 gene encoding syntenin-2, with protein sequence MATLYPSLEDLKVDQAMQAQARAVPRMPALPVRGKGDSQPPVLYPNLAELENYMGLSLSSQEVQQSLPQTPEGASAAVSGPSPGQVVAPVSGNSLGALRAEIKPGVREIHLCKDERGKTGLRLQAIDKGLFVQLVQANTPASLVGLRFGDQILQIDGRDCAGWSTDKAHQVVKKASAEKIVIVVRDRPFQRTITMHKDSTGHVGFVIKKGKIISLVKGSSAARNGLLTNHYVCEVNGQNVIGLKDKEVTEILATAGNVITLTIIPTVIYEHMVKKLSPTLLHHTMDHSIPDV